From one Aggregicoccus sp. 17bor-14 genomic stretch:
- a CDS encoding mechanosensitive ion channel family protein: MSTFRAPLLLLALVLGAGSAHAQLDESAPPPAPVRFRGEELFRILAPMQGVPPEKRAVNVQARVERLAAGSDEVLEQIHTVEVGGLSGVMAADLVVVGFGAADAQLAGKPRQVLAKEAAERLHAALARDFAARSAKALGRSVLIAVGLTLGLLLLLRVLSRGVRPLERRVRERLDARLARARGKGHLLSLMRADRILLGGLTLARRLLTLGLLVTWVVLVLGLFPWTRGFARASAARLSAAAAWVVAGIASYLPNLFYIAVAALVTWGLLRMVRLASNEVQAGRLTLPRFYPEWAEPTYNIARFFALALFAVVIYPFLPGSGSPAFQGVSVFLGLVLSLGSTAAIANVVAGVVITYMRPFRVSDSIKVGDSMGVVVEKTLLVVRLRTLEGMEITVPNSAILQGQLENFTAATRGTGGLVIETSVTIGYDVPWRTVERLLLTAARRTPDLLESPEPVVWQVGLEDFYVRHTLRVAVKAAQRRKEILAALNRSVLDAFFEAGVEIMSPHYVSARDGNLAAIPPEQRPAGPVRAFRLQQVEAEPARDAARAETSEPRRLEPAAASEPH, encoded by the coding sequence ATGTCCACCTTCCGCGCCCCCCTGCTGCTGCTCGCCCTGGTGCTGGGCGCGGGAAGCGCACACGCGCAGCTGGACGAGAGCGCGCCCCCGCCCGCGCCGGTGCGCTTCCGCGGCGAGGAGCTGTTCCGCATCCTGGCCCCGATGCAGGGCGTGCCGCCGGAGAAGCGGGCGGTGAACGTGCAGGCGCGCGTGGAGCGGCTCGCGGCCGGCTCGGATGAGGTGCTCGAGCAGATCCACACCGTGGAGGTGGGGGGCTTGAGCGGGGTGATGGCCGCGGACCTGGTGGTGGTGGGCTTCGGCGCGGCGGACGCGCAGCTCGCCGGCAAGCCCCGCCAGGTGCTCGCGAAGGAGGCGGCGGAGCGCCTGCACGCGGCGCTCGCGCGCGACTTCGCCGCGCGCTCGGCCAAGGCGCTGGGGCGCTCGGTGCTCATCGCGGTGGGGCTCACCCTGGGCCTCCTCCTCCTGCTGCGGGTGCTCAGCCGCGGCGTGCGCCCGCTCGAGCGGCGCGTGCGCGAGCGGCTGGATGCGCGCCTCGCCCGCGCCCGGGGCAAGGGCCACCTGCTCTCGCTGATGCGCGCGGACCGCATCCTGCTGGGCGGCCTCACGCTCGCGCGCCGCCTGCTCACGCTGGGGCTGCTCGTGACCTGGGTCGTGCTGGTGCTGGGGCTCTTCCCGTGGACGCGCGGCTTCGCGCGCGCGAGCGCCGCGCGGCTGAGCGCTGCGGCGGCCTGGGTGGTGGCGGGGATCGCGAGCTACCTGCCCAACCTCTTCTACATCGCGGTCGCGGCGCTGGTGACGTGGGGGCTCCTGCGCATGGTGCGGCTCGCGAGCAACGAGGTGCAGGCGGGGCGGCTCACCTTGCCGCGCTTCTACCCGGAGTGGGCCGAGCCCACGTACAACATCGCCCGCTTCTTCGCGCTCGCGCTCTTCGCGGTGGTCATCTACCCCTTCCTGCCGGGCTCGGGCTCGCCCGCGTTCCAGGGCGTCTCGGTGTTCCTGGGCCTGGTGCTCTCGCTGGGCTCCACCGCGGCCATCGCCAACGTGGTGGCCGGCGTGGTCATCACGTACATGCGCCCCTTCCGGGTGAGCGACAGCATCAAGGTGGGGGACAGCATGGGCGTGGTGGTGGAGAAGACGCTGCTCGTGGTGCGGCTGCGCACGCTGGAGGGGATGGAGATCACCGTCCCCAACTCCGCCATCCTGCAGGGGCAGCTGGAGAACTTCACCGCGGCCACGCGGGGCACGGGCGGGCTGGTCATCGAGACCTCGGTGACCATCGGCTACGACGTGCCGTGGCGCACGGTGGAGCGGCTGCTGCTCACGGCGGCGCGCCGCACCCCGGACCTGCTGGAGAGCCCCGAGCCGGTGGTGTGGCAGGTGGGGCTGGAGGACTTCTACGTGCGGCACACCCTGCGCGTGGCGGTGAAGGCGGCGCAGCGGCGCAAGGAGATCCTCGCGGCGCTCAACCGCTCGGTGCTGGACGCCTTCTTCGAGGCGGGGGTGGAGATCATGAGCCCGCACTACGTGTCCGCGCGCGACGGCAACCTCGCCGCCATCCCGCCCGAGCAGCGCCCCGCGGGCCCCGTGCGCGCCTTCCGCCTGCAGCAGGTGGAGGCCGAGCCGGCGCGGGACGCCGCGCGCGCCGAGACCAGCGAGCCGCGTCGGCTGGAGCCCGCCGCCGCGAGCGAGCCGCACTGA
- a CDS encoding type II asparaginase, with protein MKVEVKSQFWGRALGGLALCAALGSAVVAAQQTPSAPVAKQPAPAATPTTAKPQTDPSKPNVVVLATGGTIAGAQASQKEYGYKSGAFDIQQLIDAVPSMKELANLTGEQVANVGSQDMSDAIWLKLAKRVNEVLSKKDVAGVVITHGTDTMEETAYFLNLVTKSDKPVVLVGSMRPATAVGADGPANLYNAVAVAADPKAKGRGVLVVINDEIHAARNVEKLNTTNVQTFASPERGPQGLVNTGKIAWFEPMDKRQTTRSEFSVDTLQALPRVDIIYAHANMSPDLITSAVANGAKGLVIAGVGDGNMTKEALAALEKAVTQNGVLAVRSTRLATGLVLRNNEVDDDKMGFVASGEFNPAKSRVLAQLALTKTKDPKAVQQIFNTY; from the coding sequence ATGAAGGTCGAAGTGAAGAGTCAGTTCTGGGGACGGGCGCTCGGCGGCCTCGCGCTGTGCGCTGCCCTGGGCTCGGCGGTCGTCGCCGCGCAGCAGACCCCGAGCGCGCCGGTGGCGAAGCAGCCGGCTCCCGCCGCCACCCCCACCACCGCGAAGCCGCAGACGGACCCGTCGAAGCCGAACGTGGTGGTGCTCGCCACCGGCGGCACCATCGCCGGCGCGCAAGCGAGCCAGAAGGAGTACGGCTACAAGTCCGGCGCCTTCGACATCCAGCAGCTCATCGACGCGGTGCCCTCCATGAAGGAGCTGGCGAACCTCACCGGTGAGCAGGTGGCCAACGTGGGCAGCCAGGACATGAGCGACGCCATCTGGCTGAAGCTGGCCAAGCGCGTGAACGAGGTGCTGAGCAAGAAGGACGTGGCCGGCGTGGTCATCACCCACGGCACGGACACGATGGAGGAGACGGCCTACTTCCTCAACCTCGTGACCAAGAGCGACAAGCCGGTGGTGCTGGTGGGCTCGATGCGGCCCGCCACCGCGGTGGGCGCGGACGGCCCCGCGAACCTCTACAACGCGGTCGCGGTGGCAGCGGACCCCAAGGCCAAGGGCCGCGGCGTGCTGGTGGTCATCAACGACGAGATCCACGCGGCGCGCAACGTGGAGAAGCTGAACACCACCAACGTGCAGACCTTCGCCAGCCCCGAGCGGGGTCCCCAGGGGCTCGTGAACACGGGGAAGATCGCGTGGTTCGAGCCCATGGACAAGCGGCAGACCACGCGCTCGGAGTTCTCGGTGGACACGCTCCAGGCGCTGCCGCGCGTGGACATCATCTACGCGCACGCGAACATGTCGCCAGACCTCATCACCTCTGCCGTGGCGAACGGCGCCAAGGGCCTGGTCATCGCCGGCGTGGGTGACGGCAACATGACGAAGGAGGCGCTCGCGGCGCTGGAGAAGGCGGTGACCCAGAACGGCGTGCTCGCGGTGCGCAGCACGCGGCTCGCGACCGGCCTGGTGCTGCGCAACAACGAGGTGGACGACGACAAGATGGGCTTCGTCGCCTCCGGCGAGTTCAACCCTGCGAAGTCCCGCGTGCTCGCGCAGCTCGCGCTGACCAAGACGAAGGACCCCAAGGCCGTGCAGCAGATCTTCAACACCTACTGA
- a CDS encoding DUF6515 family protein: MSTSRKQKLWALALLALPALVPEAEAVVGRPLTPVSVAGVARRTTRRAIYATSMYVATLPKGCTTVVVNGTSLQQCGGTYYQPSGSQYVVVNVQ, encoded by the coding sequence ATGAGCACCTCTCGCAAGCAGAAGTTGTGGGCCCTCGCGCTCTTGGCCCTGCCCGCCCTGGTCCCCGAGGCGGAGGCGGTGGTGGGCCGCCCGCTCACGCCGGTGAGCGTGGCGGGTGTGGCGCGCCGCACCACCCGGCGCGCCATCTACGCCACGTCCATGTACGTGGCCACGCTGCCCAAGGGCTGCACCACCGTGGTGGTCAACGGCACCTCGCTGCAGCAGTGCGGCGGCACCTACTACCAGCCGTCCGGCTCGCAGTACGTCGTCGTGAACGTGCAATGA
- a CDS encoding amidohydrolase family protein: MTSRPHRPPALPLLAGLVLLLGAGARPAGELAPAAGAPVTSAAQASAAPASAPRASAVPTGAVPAGAVVNDVHVHLTNYVQEGIDVRGLLQVMGTKVGRAALFGIPLQQTWDYGNTGEFAPTYYLQTDAPLYYYSFTDAFIAMQYRSLPKAEQARFDPMITGFNPADMYAADHVKRVLQTFPGVFSGIGEFTIHKEFVSAKVAGETASLTNPALDRLFDFAGEVGLVVLLHNDADMPFPKPNQEPYQLAQLRALFQRHPRTTIIWAHCGLGRVVRPVKDQLALLERALAEPGLHHVFIDLSWEETAKYLVATPETTQAVAALINRYPGRFIFGTDEVAPTEQAKYLKVYDLYAPLFAKLTPEASEKVRKGNYERLFDEARRRVRAWEQAHPLGAHRTP; the protein is encoded by the coding sequence ATGACGAGCCGTCCCCACCGCCCGCCCGCCCTCCCGCTCCTCGCCGGGCTCGTGCTCCTCCTCGGTGCAGGGGCACGGCCCGCCGGGGAGCTCGCGCCCGCGGCGGGCGCGCCGGTCACCTCCGCCGCGCAGGCCAGCGCCGCTCCAGCCAGCGCCCCTCGCGCGAGCGCCGTTCCGACAGGTGCTGTTCCCGCCGGTGCGGTCGTCAACGACGTGCACGTGCACCTGACGAACTACGTGCAGGAGGGCATCGACGTGCGCGGCCTGCTCCAGGTCATGGGCACGAAGGTGGGCCGCGCGGCCCTCTTCGGCATCCCGCTGCAGCAGACCTGGGACTACGGCAACACGGGCGAGTTCGCGCCCACCTACTACCTGCAGACGGACGCGCCGCTCTACTACTACTCGTTCACGGACGCCTTCATCGCCATGCAGTACCGCTCGCTCCCCAAGGCGGAGCAGGCGCGCTTCGACCCGATGATCACCGGCTTCAACCCCGCGGACATGTACGCCGCGGACCACGTGAAGCGCGTGCTGCAGACCTTCCCCGGCGTCTTCAGCGGCATCGGCGAGTTCACCATCCACAAGGAGTTCGTCTCCGCGAAGGTGGCGGGCGAGACGGCGAGCCTCACGAACCCCGCCCTGGACCGGCTCTTCGACTTCGCGGGCGAGGTCGGGCTCGTCGTGCTCCTGCACAACGACGCGGACATGCCCTTCCCCAAGCCGAACCAGGAGCCCTACCAGCTCGCGCAGTTGCGCGCGCTGTTCCAGCGCCACCCGCGCACCACCATCATCTGGGCCCACTGCGGCCTGGGCCGCGTGGTGCGCCCGGTGAAGGACCAGCTCGCGCTGCTCGAGCGCGCGCTCGCCGAGCCCGGGCTGCACCACGTCTTCATCGACCTCTCGTGGGAAGAGACGGCCAAGTACCTCGTCGCCACCCCCGAGACGACGCAGGCCGTGGCGGCGCTCATCAACCGCTACCCGGGCCGCTTCATCTTCGGCACGGACGAGGTCGCTCCGACCGAGCAGGCGAAGTACCTGAAGGTCTACGACCTGTACGCGCCCCTCTTCGCGAAGCTCACGCCCGAGGCGAGCGAGAAGGTGCGCAAGGGCAACTACGAGCGCCTCTTCGACGAGGCCCGCCGCCGCGTGCGCGCCTGGGAGCAGGCCCACCCCCTTGGAGCCCACAGAACCCCCTGA
- a CDS encoding glycoside hydrolase family 15 protein — protein sequence MEPTAQPQQQRATRRAPRVPHAVQPRVLIEDHALIGDLHTAALVGKDGAIDFLCLPDFDSDACFASLLGGEDNGFWRISPTQPVQGVRRRYRGDTLILETELSCASGAVRLVDFMPIRDGAPQLVRFVEGVRGEVKVRSQLQPRFANGLTTPSVRRRDGTFGAVAGPDALYLRGRPGAEPPGFDTELTVRAGDRVPFVLSWAPPYEDIPRALEPDTALEATEAFWLEWIDRARLPAGFEEVVKRSLLTLKACCFEPTGAIVAAPTFGLPETPGGERNWDYRFCWVRDASLRLHALMRAGMFEEGKAFGRWLIDAVGGAPGQLQIMYGLRGERRLTEVTLPWLQGYGGAVPVRIGNGAYDQFQLDVLGEFAAVLHTAVELQGTLTQAAEGAFRQLAQHVERVWRNPDHGIWEMRGPKRPFTASKVAAWAAVDRWLRVIDQFGLQEDRARWERLRQHIFDEVLSQGYDAGRNTFTQFYGSKQVDASLLFVPATGMLPATDPRVVGTVKAIEEELLVDGLVLRYRTDLSDDGLEGEEGTFLACSFWLALTYQLQGRTKDARALFDRVVGFQNDVGLLAEEYLPRERQQLGNFPQAFSHLALVNCAYTLAEGTPPAESTRAPQLH from the coding sequence ATGGAGCCCACCGCGCAGCCGCAGCAGCAGAGGGCCACCCGCAGGGCCCCCCGCGTCCCGCACGCGGTGCAGCCGCGCGTGCTGATCGAGGACCACGCCCTCATCGGCGACCTGCACACCGCCGCGCTGGTGGGCAAGGACGGCGCCATCGACTTCCTGTGCCTCCCGGACTTCGACTCGGATGCCTGCTTTGCCTCGCTCCTGGGCGGCGAGGACAACGGCTTCTGGCGCATCTCCCCCACCCAGCCCGTGCAGGGGGTGCGCCGCCGCTACCGCGGCGACACGCTCATCCTGGAGACCGAGCTCAGCTGCGCGAGCGGCGCGGTGCGGCTCGTGGACTTCATGCCCATCCGCGACGGCGCCCCGCAGCTGGTGCGCTTCGTGGAGGGGGTGCGGGGCGAGGTGAAGGTGCGCTCGCAGCTGCAGCCGCGCTTCGCCAACGGCCTCACCACGCCCTCGGTGCGCCGGCGCGACGGCACCTTCGGCGCGGTGGCGGGCCCGGACGCGCTCTACCTGCGCGGCCGCCCCGGCGCGGAGCCGCCGGGCTTCGACACCGAGCTCACGGTGCGCGCGGGCGACCGCGTGCCCTTCGTGCTCTCGTGGGCGCCGCCCTACGAGGACATCCCCCGGGCCCTCGAGCCGGACACCGCGCTCGAGGCCACCGAGGCCTTCTGGCTCGAGTGGATCGACCGGGCGCGGCTGCCCGCGGGCTTCGAGGAGGTGGTGAAGCGCTCGCTGCTCACGCTCAAGGCCTGCTGCTTCGAGCCCACCGGGGCCATCGTCGCGGCGCCCACCTTCGGGCTCCCCGAGACGCCCGGAGGCGAGCGCAACTGGGACTACCGCTTCTGCTGGGTGCGCGATGCGTCCCTCAGGCTCCATGCGCTGATGCGCGCGGGGATGTTCGAGGAGGGCAAGGCCTTCGGCCGCTGGCTCATCGACGCGGTGGGCGGCGCGCCCGGGCAGCTACAGATCATGTACGGCCTGCGCGGCGAGCGGCGCCTCACCGAGGTCACCCTCCCCTGGCTGCAGGGCTACGGCGGCGCCGTGCCGGTGCGCATCGGCAACGGCGCCTACGACCAGTTCCAGCTGGACGTGCTCGGCGAGTTCGCCGCGGTGCTGCACACCGCGGTGGAGCTGCAGGGCACGCTGACCCAGGCCGCGGAGGGGGCGTTCCGCCAGCTTGCCCAGCACGTGGAGCGCGTGTGGCGAAACCCCGACCACGGCATCTGGGAGATGCGCGGCCCCAAGCGCCCCTTCACCGCCTCCAAGGTCGCGGCGTGGGCCGCGGTGGACCGCTGGCTGAGGGTGATCGACCAGTTCGGCCTGCAGGAGGACCGCGCGCGCTGGGAGCGGCTGCGCCAGCACATCTTCGACGAGGTGCTGAGCCAGGGCTACGACGCCGGGCGCAACACCTTCACGCAGTTCTACGGGTCGAAGCAGGTGGACGCGAGCCTGCTCTTCGTCCCCGCCACCGGGATGCTGCCGGCCACCGACCCGCGCGTGGTGGGCACCGTGAAGGCGATCGAGGAGGAGCTGCTCGTGGACGGGCTGGTGCTGCGCTACCGCACCGACCTGAGCGACGACGGGCTCGAGGGCGAGGAGGGCACGTTCCTGGCCTGCTCCTTCTGGCTCGCCCTCACCTACCAGCTGCAGGGTCGCACGAAGGACGCGCGAGCGCTCTTCGACCGGGTGGTGGGCTTCCAGAACGACGTGGGACTTCTCGCCGAGGAGTACCTCCCCCGCGAGCGCCAGCAGCTCGGCAACTTCCCGCAGGCCTTCAGCCACCTCGCGCTGGTGAACTGCGCCTACACCCTGGCGGAGGGCACCCCGCCGGCCGAGAGCACGCGCGCGCCCCAGCTGCACTGA
- a CDS encoding outer membrane beta-barrel protein, producing the protein MHLASYVLPGLLALGLAQPVAAQDQPPVETPPADPGTSTSTTTHTSMETEPLEYSHTEHVAPVFGFVGGGPSIPMGKTGDRFNVGYGFNAGVGFNFNRYLGAQVEAYWSHYGVNGNIFNSTALDANHRMQYGTVDIVGNVVRSGPFTAYLLGGGGLYYRRVELTQFAGTTVVPVCDPWLFYCYPSAVSVETILGSRSSTDWGINGGVGFSVRVAGGLRLYAEGRYHYIFGPELANSNEHANGDYIPIMFGLRFE; encoded by the coding sequence ATGCACCTTGCCTCGTACGTCTTGCCGGGCCTGCTCGCGCTCGGTCTCGCTCAGCCCGTTGCCGCGCAGGATCAGCCGCCGGTGGAGACCCCACCTGCGGATCCGGGAACGAGCACATCGACGACGACGCACACGTCGATGGAGACGGAACCGCTCGAGTACAGCCACACCGAGCACGTCGCGCCCGTCTTCGGCTTCGTCGGAGGTGGCCCCTCCATCCCGATGGGCAAGACGGGTGACCGCTTCAACGTGGGCTACGGCTTCAACGCCGGCGTCGGCTTCAACTTCAACCGCTACCTCGGCGCCCAGGTGGAGGCCTACTGGAGCCACTACGGCGTGAACGGGAACATCTTCAACAGCACGGCCCTGGATGCGAACCACCGCATGCAGTACGGCACGGTGGACATCGTGGGCAACGTGGTGCGAAGCGGGCCCTTCACCGCGTACCTGCTGGGCGGCGGCGGCCTCTACTACCGGCGCGTGGAGCTCACCCAGTTCGCCGGGACCACGGTGGTCCCGGTGTGCGACCCGTGGCTCTTCTACTGCTACCCGAGCGCGGTCTCGGTGGAGACCATCCTCGGCTCGCGCAGCTCCACGGACTGGGGCATCAACGGCGGCGTGGGCTTCAGCGTGCGCGTGGCTGGCGGCCTGCGGCTCTACGCGGAGGGCCGTTACCACTACATCTTCGGGCCCGAGCTCGCGAACTCCAACGAGCACGCGAACGGCGACTACATCCCCATCATGTTCGGGCTGCGCTTCGAGTAG
- a CDS encoding nucleoside deaminase: protein MTDDHWLDEAIRLAYENVRHGGRPFGALLLREGRILATGVDHTLQDSDPTAHAELLALRAACRELGTLTLPGTLLAASCEPCALCQAAALLAGVPRCIYAAEQAQALVSGADPGTLTRHLAMPPAQRPLSLEYRPLALARVPLDAWHMRQQKGLAKP from the coding sequence ATGACCGACGACCACTGGCTCGACGAGGCCATCCGACTCGCCTACGAGAACGTGCGGCACGGAGGGCGCCCCTTCGGCGCACTGCTGCTGCGCGAAGGGCGGATCCTCGCCACCGGGGTGGACCACACGCTGCAGGACTCGGACCCCACCGCGCACGCGGAGCTGCTCGCGCTGCGCGCGGCCTGCCGGGAGCTGGGCACGCTCACCCTGCCCGGCACGCTGCTCGCCGCCAGCTGTGAGCCCTGTGCGCTGTGCCAGGCCGCGGCGCTGCTCGCCGGCGTCCCCCGCTGCATCTACGCCGCCGAGCAGGCCCAGGCGCTCGTCAGCGGCGCGGACCCCGGCACGCTGACGCGCCACCTCGCGATGCCCCCGGCGCAGCGCCCCCTCTCGCTCGAGTACCGCCCCCTCGCGCTCGCGCGGGTGCCGCTGGATGCCTGGCACATGCGCCAGCAGAAGGGGCTCGCGAAGCCGTAG
- a CDS encoding DcaP family trimeric outer membrane transporter, whose amino-acid sequence MRYAMHHEERGRPRASPWLLAAALLLAPLARAQSPAPTQQPPPPSETSAPEPAETSKEEPEGPKVEVYGFAMLDLGYDFGQNDPAWYDVVRPTKLPSFENEFGTDGRYYAGVRQSRFGVKTYLPTGLGELKTIFEFELFGVGVDAGQTTFRLRHAWGELGPIGAGQTWSPFMDPDVFPNSIEYWGPTGMVFFRNVQLRITPWQTESGSRFAIAFEKPGSSQDLTNYADRLELSDVSARFPAPDISGQLRLASGMGHVQLAGILRRINWDDRGTDPVDLTGGTWGWGVNLSGNLKVAQHVLRLQGVYGKAIENYMNDAPVDVAVEPQADPLKPLTGEPIPVLGLVAFLDLAWTKQVSSSIGYSYINMENTDSQAPDSFHRGHYALANILFSPVPSVMLGPELQWGRRQNFRDGFSVDDWRIQFSAKYSFKTTIGGK is encoded by the coding sequence ATGAGATACGCCATGCACCACGAGGAGAGGGGCCGTCCGCGCGCGAGCCCCTGGCTGCTCGCCGCAGCGCTCCTGCTCGCCCCGCTCGCGCGCGCGCAGAGCCCCGCGCCGACCCAGCAGCCGCCTCCGCCCTCCGAGACGAGCGCGCCCGAGCCCGCCGAGACCTCCAAGGAAGAGCCCGAGGGGCCCAAGGTGGAGGTCTACGGCTTCGCCATGCTCGACCTCGGCTACGACTTCGGCCAGAACGACCCCGCCTGGTACGACGTGGTGCGGCCCACGAAGCTGCCCTCCTTCGAGAACGAGTTCGGCACGGACGGCCGCTACTACGCCGGCGTGCGCCAGAGCCGCTTCGGCGTGAAGACCTACCTGCCCACGGGGCTGGGCGAGCTGAAGACCATCTTCGAGTTCGAGCTCTTCGGCGTGGGCGTGGACGCGGGCCAGACCACCTTCCGGCTCAGACACGCCTGGGGAGAGCTGGGCCCCATCGGCGCAGGCCAGACGTGGAGCCCCTTCATGGACCCGGACGTGTTCCCCAACTCCATCGAGTACTGGGGCCCCACCGGCATGGTCTTCTTCCGCAATGTGCAGCTGCGCATCACGCCCTGGCAGACGGAGAGCGGATCGCGCTTCGCCATCGCCTTCGAGAAGCCGGGCTCGAGCCAGGACCTGACCAACTACGCGGACCGCCTCGAGCTCTCGGACGTGAGCGCGCGCTTCCCCGCGCCGGACATCTCCGGCCAGCTGCGGCTCGCCTCCGGGATGGGGCACGTGCAGCTGGCCGGCATCCTGCGGCGCATCAACTGGGATGACCGCGGCACGGATCCTGTCGACCTCACCGGCGGGACGTGGGGCTGGGGCGTGAACCTCAGCGGCAACCTCAAGGTCGCCCAGCACGTGCTGCGCCTGCAGGGCGTCTACGGCAAGGCCATCGAGAACTACATGAACGACGCGCCGGTGGACGTGGCGGTGGAGCCCCAGGCGGACCCGCTCAAGCCGCTCACCGGCGAGCCCATCCCGGTGCTCGGCCTGGTGGCCTTCCTCGACCTCGCGTGGACGAAGCAGGTCAGCAGCAGCATCGGCTACTCGTACATCAACATGGAGAACACGGACTCGCAGGCGCCGGACTCCTTCCACCGCGGGCACTACGCGCTCGCCAACATCCTCTTCTCGCCCGTGCCCAGCGTGATGCTGGGGCCCGAGCTGCAGTGGGGGCGGCGCCAGAACTTCCGCGACGGCTTCTCGGTCGACGACTGGCGCATCCAGTTCTCCGCCAAGTACAGCTTCAAGACCACCATTGGAGGCAAGTGA
- a CDS encoding DUF2092 domain-containing protein has product MRPPASRAHALLRALALAALALGAGLAPAQPKANAKIDADADRILKAMSGFLAAQQAFTVDYDVDNEVMDTDGQKLQFSASGTIAAQRPGKLYATRRGGFADAELFFDGQTVTLLGKNANMYYQLSGPRSIDEAIDALRTKANLDIGGADLLYAKPAEGMLTDVSSGMYLGPAVVDGVDCDHLAFRAAQVDWQLWVQRGDKPLPVKYVITSKWVTGAPQYAVRLHKWNLQPKLDAQRFAFTPPAGAKKVDSLATNELGELAAGAEGAQR; this is encoded by the coding sequence ATGAGACCCCCAGCCTCCAGAGCACACGCGCTGCTGCGCGCACTGGCCCTCGCCGCGCTCGCGCTCGGCGCGGGGCTCGCGCCGGCGCAACCCAAGGCGAATGCGAAGATCGACGCGGACGCCGACCGCATCCTCAAGGCGATGTCCGGCTTCCTCGCCGCGCAGCAGGCCTTCACCGTGGACTACGACGTGGACAACGAGGTGATGGACACCGACGGGCAGAAGCTGCAGTTCAGCGCCTCGGGCACCATCGCCGCGCAGCGGCCCGGCAAGCTGTACGCCACCCGCCGCGGCGGCTTCGCCGACGCAGAGCTCTTCTTCGACGGCCAGACCGTCACCCTGCTCGGCAAGAACGCGAACATGTACTACCAGCTGAGCGGGCCCCGGAGCATCGACGAGGCCATCGACGCGCTGCGCACCAAGGCGAACCTGGACATCGGCGGAGCGGACCTCCTCTACGCGAAGCCCGCCGAGGGCATGCTCACGGACGTGAGCAGCGGGATGTACCTGGGCCCCGCGGTGGTGGACGGCGTGGACTGCGATCACCTCGCCTTCCGCGCGGCGCAGGTGGACTGGCAGCTGTGGGTGCAGCGCGGCGACAAGCCCCTGCCGGTAAAGTACGTCATCACCAGCAAGTGGGTCACGGGCGCGCCCCAGTACGCCGTGCGCCTGCACAAGTGGAACCTGCAGCCGAAGCTGGACGCCCAGCGCTTCGCCTTCACGCCGCCGGCCGGCGCGAAGAAGGTGGACTCGCTCGCCACCAACGAGCTGGGTGAGCTCGCAGCCGGAGCAGAGGGAGCACAGCGATGA